Proteins encoded by one window of Xiphias gladius isolate SHS-SW01 ecotype Sanya breed wild chromosome 15, ASM1685928v1, whole genome shotgun sequence:
- the hgsnat gene encoding heparan-alpha-glucosaminide N-acetyltransferase isoform X3, which yields MAKRKLKKNPKEPSSVVGEKQARHREMTQTEKYIFSLAAIALVVAVCVAPLTAEISTSGFAYHKHSVLKMDEALLTVNNDLDSEVVVSWMSERCYQCLYQQLGVVPGAPSPGQPSSVDFVVSTQHEITLQLNSTPVNLELCTVPLHFGEQGNYSLWVKNLNNLSEVNCSVVTDADPVNSYIPILVAFLIFAGLAFVYGIGRTILGLDVVRHILFRMAGSIEMERLINSELGSPGRTVAPVTDNILPPPPNPSKRLRSLDTFRGISLVIMVFVNYGGGRYWFFRHESWNGLTVADLVFPWFVFIMGTSVALSINSLLCAGSTRCSLLRKVVWRSLQLFIIGVFIINPNYCQGPLSWDNLRIPGVLQRLAWSYLVVACLDLLVARGHLDILTMGAWWSPGLDILLYWPAWLFVLLLETIWLVLTFTLPVPDCPTGYLGPGGIGDMGLYANCTGGAAGFIDRWLLGEDHIYQTPSSRVIYATHMPYDPEGVLGSINSILMAFLGLQAGKIILHYRDLHTSIMSRFLIWGLLLGAISAVLTKCSTDQGFIPVNKNLWSLSYVTTLACFAFVLLVLVYYTVDVKKWWSGAPFYYPGMNSILVYVGHEVFEEYFPFRWRMANSQSHAEHLTQNLVATSCWVFISYVLYRKKIFWKI from the exons ATGGCAAAAAGGAAACTCAAGAAAAACCCAAAGGAACCATCTTCAGTCGTAGGGGAGAAACAGGCAAGGCACAGAGaaatgacacaaacagagaaatatatattttccctTGCTGCAATTGCTCTGGTTGTAGCCGTTTGCGTGGCACCACTAACGGCTGAAATATCTACCT CTGGCTTTGCTTATCATAAGCACAGTGTCCTGAAGATGGATGAGGCATTGCTGACAGTCAATAATGATCTGGACAGTGAGGTGGTGGTGTCCTGGATGTCAGAGCGCTGCTACCAG TGTTTGTACCAGCAGCTTGGGGTAGTACCGGGGGCACCCAGTCCTGGCCAGCCCAGTTCAGTTGACTTTGTTGTGAGCACACAGCACGAAATTACACTACAGCTCAACAGCACTCCTGTCAACCTGGAGCTGTGCAC GGTTCCTCTCCATTTTGGGGAGCAGGGAAACTACTCTCTGTGGGTCAAAAATCTGAACAACCTCTCAGAGGTCAACTGCTCTGTAGTGACTGATGCAGACCCCGTCAACAGCTACATAC CAATATTGGTAGCTTTCCTTATCTTTGCTGGACTGGCCTTTGTGTATGGCATTGGAAGAACAATATTGGG GCTTGATGTAGTAAGACATATCCTCTTCCGAATGGCTGGCTCCATAGAGATGGAGAGGCTCATCAACTCT GAACTGGGCTCCCCTGGCAGGACAGTGGCACCAGTCACTGACAACATCCTCCCTCCCCCACCCAACCCCAGCAAGAGGCTGCGATCTCTGGACACATTCAGAGG tATTTCCTTAGTAATTATGGTGTTTGTGAACTATGGAGGGGGACGATACTGGTTCTTTAGACACGAAAGCTGGAATG GTCTTACTGTTGCAGATCTAGTCTTCCCTTG GTTTGTGTTCATAATGGGGACATCCGTTGCACTGTCAATCAACTCCCTGCTGTGTGCAGGCTCGACACGCTGCTCGCTGCTGAGGAAAGTTGTGTGGAGgagcctgcagctcttcatcatCGGTGTCTTCATTATCAACCCAAACTACTGCCAGGGTCCAT TATCTTGGGACAACCTGCGGATCCCAGGTGTGTTGCAGCGCTTGGCCTGGTCATACCTAGTTGTAGCCTGCCTGGATCTGTTGGTGGCGAGAGGTCACCTTGACATCCTTACAATG gGTGCTTGGTGGTCCCCTGGCCTTGACATCTTGCTGTACTGGCCAGCTTGGCTGTTTGTGCTTCTCTTAGAAACCATATGGCTAGTCCTCACTTTCACACTTCCTGTACCAGACTGCCCAAC AGGCTATCTTGGTCCCGGTGGGATTGGGGACATGGGCCTATACGCTAACTGCACCGGTGGAGCTGCTGGTTTCATTGACCGTTGGCTGCTGGGAGAAGACCACATATACCAGACTCCCTCGTCACGG GTTATTTATGCAACTCACATGCCATATGATCCAGAAGGTGTTCTTGGCAGCATCAACTCTATCCTCATGGCTTTTCTTGGATTACAG GCAGGAAAAATAATCTTGCACTACAGAGATCTCCACACAAGTATAATGTCAAGGTTTCTTATATGGGGTCTCCTATTG GGAGCCATATCAGCAGTTCTGACCAAGTGTTCCACAGACCAGGGCTTCATTCCTGTCAACAAGAACCTATG GTCTCTGTCCTATGTGACAACATTGGCCTGTTTTGCCTTTGTGCTGCTAGTCCTGGTCTATTACACAGTGGATGTAAAGAAGTGGTGGTCTGGAGCACCTTTTTACTACCCTG GCATGAACTCCATCCTTGTGTATGTGGGCCATGAAGTGTTTGAGGAGTACTTCCCCTTCCGTTGGCGCATGGCCAACAGCCAATCCCATGCTGAACACCTCACCCAGAATCTCGTGGCTACTTCCTGTTGGGTGTTCATCTCCTATGTGCTCTACAGAAAGaagattttctggaaaatttAG
- the hgsnat gene encoding heparan-alpha-glucosaminide N-acetyltransferase isoform X1 gives MGPASAIIRAFGWTTVLGPEETHETRCQNKLVGSGIYYGKKETQEKPKGTIFSRRGETAGFAYHKHSVLKMDEALLTVNNDLDSEVVVSWMSERCYQCLYQQLGVVPGAPSPGQPSSVDFVVSTQHEITLQLNSTPVNLELCTVPLHFGEQGNYSLWVKNLNNLSEVNCSVVTDADPVNSYIPILVAFLIFAGLAFVYGIGRTILGLDVVRHILFRMAGSIEMERLINSELGSPGRTVAPVTDNILPPPPNPSKRLRSLDTFRGISLVIMVFVNYGGGRYWFFRHESWNGLTVADLVFPWFVFIMGTSVALSINSLLCAGSTRCSLLRKVVWRSLQLFIIGVFIINPNYCQGPLSWDNLRIPGVLQRLAWSYLVVACLDLLVARGHLDILTMGAWWSPGLDILLYWPAWLFVLLLETIWLVLTFTLPVPDCPTGYLGPGGIGDMGLYANCTGGAAGFIDRWLLGEDHIYQTPSSRVIYATHMPYDPEGVLGSINSILMAFLGLQAGKIILHYRDLHTSIMSRFLIWGLLLGAISAVLTKCSTDQGFIPVNKNLWSLSYVTTLACFAFVLLVLVYYTVDVKKWWSGAPFYYPGMNSILVYVGHEVFEEYFPFRWRMANSQSHAEHLTQNLVATSCWVFISYVLYRKKIFWKI, from the exons ATGGGTCCTGCTTCTGCAATAATACGAGCTTTTGGGTGGACAACTGTCCTGGGGCCTGAGGAAACACACGAAACACGA TGTCAAAACAAACTGGTCGGAAGTGGGATCTATTATGGCAAAAAGGAAACTCAAGAAAAACCCAAAGGAACCATCTTCAGTCGTAGGGGAGAAACAG CTGGCTTTGCTTATCATAAGCACAGTGTCCTGAAGATGGATGAGGCATTGCTGACAGTCAATAATGATCTGGACAGTGAGGTGGTGGTGTCCTGGATGTCAGAGCGCTGCTACCAG TGTTTGTACCAGCAGCTTGGGGTAGTACCGGGGGCACCCAGTCCTGGCCAGCCCAGTTCAGTTGACTTTGTTGTGAGCACACAGCACGAAATTACACTACAGCTCAACAGCACTCCTGTCAACCTGGAGCTGTGCAC GGTTCCTCTCCATTTTGGGGAGCAGGGAAACTACTCTCTGTGGGTCAAAAATCTGAACAACCTCTCAGAGGTCAACTGCTCTGTAGTGACTGATGCAGACCCCGTCAACAGCTACATAC CAATATTGGTAGCTTTCCTTATCTTTGCTGGACTGGCCTTTGTGTATGGCATTGGAAGAACAATATTGGG GCTTGATGTAGTAAGACATATCCTCTTCCGAATGGCTGGCTCCATAGAGATGGAGAGGCTCATCAACTCT GAACTGGGCTCCCCTGGCAGGACAGTGGCACCAGTCACTGACAACATCCTCCCTCCCCCACCCAACCCCAGCAAGAGGCTGCGATCTCTGGACACATTCAGAGG tATTTCCTTAGTAATTATGGTGTTTGTGAACTATGGAGGGGGACGATACTGGTTCTTTAGACACGAAAGCTGGAATG GTCTTACTGTTGCAGATCTAGTCTTCCCTTG GTTTGTGTTCATAATGGGGACATCCGTTGCACTGTCAATCAACTCCCTGCTGTGTGCAGGCTCGACACGCTGCTCGCTGCTGAGGAAAGTTGTGTGGAGgagcctgcagctcttcatcatCGGTGTCTTCATTATCAACCCAAACTACTGCCAGGGTCCAT TATCTTGGGACAACCTGCGGATCCCAGGTGTGTTGCAGCGCTTGGCCTGGTCATACCTAGTTGTAGCCTGCCTGGATCTGTTGGTGGCGAGAGGTCACCTTGACATCCTTACAATG gGTGCTTGGTGGTCCCCTGGCCTTGACATCTTGCTGTACTGGCCAGCTTGGCTGTTTGTGCTTCTCTTAGAAACCATATGGCTAGTCCTCACTTTCACACTTCCTGTACCAGACTGCCCAAC AGGCTATCTTGGTCCCGGTGGGATTGGGGACATGGGCCTATACGCTAACTGCACCGGTGGAGCTGCTGGTTTCATTGACCGTTGGCTGCTGGGAGAAGACCACATATACCAGACTCCCTCGTCACGG GTTATTTATGCAACTCACATGCCATATGATCCAGAAGGTGTTCTTGGCAGCATCAACTCTATCCTCATGGCTTTTCTTGGATTACAG GCAGGAAAAATAATCTTGCACTACAGAGATCTCCACACAAGTATAATGTCAAGGTTTCTTATATGGGGTCTCCTATTG GGAGCCATATCAGCAGTTCTGACCAAGTGTTCCACAGACCAGGGCTTCATTCCTGTCAACAAGAACCTATG GTCTCTGTCCTATGTGACAACATTGGCCTGTTTTGCCTTTGTGCTGCTAGTCCTGGTCTATTACACAGTGGATGTAAAGAAGTGGTGGTCTGGAGCACCTTTTTACTACCCTG GCATGAACTCCATCCTTGTGTATGTGGGCCATGAAGTGTTTGAGGAGTACTTCCCCTTCCGTTGGCGCATGGCCAACAGCCAATCCCATGCTGAACACCTCACCCAGAATCTCGTGGCTACTTCCTGTTGGGTGTTCATCTCCTATGTGCTCTACAGAAAGaagattttctggaaaatttAG
- the hgsnat gene encoding heparan-alpha-glucosaminide N-acetyltransferase isoform X4 — protein MDEALLTVNNDLDSEVVVSWMSERCYQCLYQQLGVVPGAPSPGQPSSVDFVVSTQHEITLQLNSTPVNLELCTVPLHFGEQGNYSLWVKNLNNLSEVNCSVVTDADPVNSYIPILVAFLIFAGLAFVYGIGRTILGLDVVRHILFRMAGSIEMERLINSELGSPGRTVAPVTDNILPPPPNPSKRLRSLDTFRGISLVIMVFVNYGGGRYWFFRHESWNGLTVADLVFPWFVFIMGTSVALSINSLLCAGSTRCSLLRKVVWRSLQLFIIGVFIINPNYCQGPLSWDNLRIPGVLQRLAWSYLVVACLDLLVARGHLDILTMGAWWSPGLDILLYWPAWLFVLLLETIWLVLTFTLPVPDCPTGYLGPGGIGDMGLYANCTGGAAGFIDRWLLGEDHIYQTPSSRVIYATHMPYDPEGVLGSINSILMAFLGLQAGKIILHYRDLHTSIMSRFLIWGLLLGAISAVLTKCSTDQGFIPVNKNLWSLSYVTTLACFAFVLLVLVYYTVDVKKWWSGAPFYYPGMNSILVYVGHEVFEEYFPFRWRMANSQSHAEHLTQNLVATSCWVFISYVLYRKKIFWKI, from the exons ATGGATGAGGCATTGCTGACAGTCAATAATGATCTGGACAGTGAGGTGGTGGTGTCCTGGATGTCAGAGCGCTGCTACCAG TGTTTGTACCAGCAGCTTGGGGTAGTACCGGGGGCACCCAGTCCTGGCCAGCCCAGTTCAGTTGACTTTGTTGTGAGCACACAGCACGAAATTACACTACAGCTCAACAGCACTCCTGTCAACCTGGAGCTGTGCAC GGTTCCTCTCCATTTTGGGGAGCAGGGAAACTACTCTCTGTGGGTCAAAAATCTGAACAACCTCTCAGAGGTCAACTGCTCTGTAGTGACTGATGCAGACCCCGTCAACAGCTACATAC CAATATTGGTAGCTTTCCTTATCTTTGCTGGACTGGCCTTTGTGTATGGCATTGGAAGAACAATATTGGG GCTTGATGTAGTAAGACATATCCTCTTCCGAATGGCTGGCTCCATAGAGATGGAGAGGCTCATCAACTCT GAACTGGGCTCCCCTGGCAGGACAGTGGCACCAGTCACTGACAACATCCTCCCTCCCCCACCCAACCCCAGCAAGAGGCTGCGATCTCTGGACACATTCAGAGG tATTTCCTTAGTAATTATGGTGTTTGTGAACTATGGAGGGGGACGATACTGGTTCTTTAGACACGAAAGCTGGAATG GTCTTACTGTTGCAGATCTAGTCTTCCCTTG GTTTGTGTTCATAATGGGGACATCCGTTGCACTGTCAATCAACTCCCTGCTGTGTGCAGGCTCGACACGCTGCTCGCTGCTGAGGAAAGTTGTGTGGAGgagcctgcagctcttcatcatCGGTGTCTTCATTATCAACCCAAACTACTGCCAGGGTCCAT TATCTTGGGACAACCTGCGGATCCCAGGTGTGTTGCAGCGCTTGGCCTGGTCATACCTAGTTGTAGCCTGCCTGGATCTGTTGGTGGCGAGAGGTCACCTTGACATCCTTACAATG gGTGCTTGGTGGTCCCCTGGCCTTGACATCTTGCTGTACTGGCCAGCTTGGCTGTTTGTGCTTCTCTTAGAAACCATATGGCTAGTCCTCACTTTCACACTTCCTGTACCAGACTGCCCAAC AGGCTATCTTGGTCCCGGTGGGATTGGGGACATGGGCCTATACGCTAACTGCACCGGTGGAGCTGCTGGTTTCATTGACCGTTGGCTGCTGGGAGAAGACCACATATACCAGACTCCCTCGTCACGG GTTATTTATGCAACTCACATGCCATATGATCCAGAAGGTGTTCTTGGCAGCATCAACTCTATCCTCATGGCTTTTCTTGGATTACAG GCAGGAAAAATAATCTTGCACTACAGAGATCTCCACACAAGTATAATGTCAAGGTTTCTTATATGGGGTCTCCTATTG GGAGCCATATCAGCAGTTCTGACCAAGTGTTCCACAGACCAGGGCTTCATTCCTGTCAACAAGAACCTATG GTCTCTGTCCTATGTGACAACATTGGCCTGTTTTGCCTTTGTGCTGCTAGTCCTGGTCTATTACACAGTGGATGTAAAGAAGTGGTGGTCTGGAGCACCTTTTTACTACCCTG GCATGAACTCCATCCTTGTGTATGTGGGCCATGAAGTGTTTGAGGAGTACTTCCCCTTCCGTTGGCGCATGGCCAACAGCCAATCCCATGCTGAACACCTCACCCAGAATCTCGTGGCTACTTCCTGTTGGGTGTTCATCTCCTATGTGCTCTACAGAAAGaagattttctggaaaatttAG
- the hgsnat gene encoding heparan-alpha-glucosaminide N-acetyltransferase isoform X2, which yields MYFVPSRSHYSVKTNWSEVGSIMAKRKLKKNPKEPSSVVGEKQARHREMTQTEKYIFSLAAIALVVAVCVAPLTAEISTSGFAYHKHSVLKMDEALLTVNNDLDSEVVVSWMSERCYQCLYQQLGVVPGAPSPGQPSSVDFVVSTQHEITLQLNSTPVNLELCTVPLHFGEQGNYSLWVKNLNNLSEVNCSVVTDADPVNSYIPILVAFLIFAGLAFVYGIGRTILGLDVVRHILFRMAGSIEMERLINSELGSPGRTVAPVTDNILPPPPNPSKRLRSLDTFRGISLVIMVFVNYGGGRYWFFRHESWNGLTVADLVFPWFVFIMGTSVALSINSLLCAGSTRCSLLRKVVWRSLQLFIIGVFIINPNYCQGPLSWDNLRIPGVLQRLAWSYLVVACLDLLVARGHLDILTMGAWWSPGLDILLYWPAWLFVLLLETIWLVLTFTLPVPDCPTGYLGPGGIGDMGLYANCTGGAAGFIDRWLLGEDHIYQTPSSRVIYATHMPYDPEGVLGSINSILMAFLGLQAGKIILHYRDLHTSIMSRFLIWGLLLGAISAVLTKCSTDQGFIPVNKNLWSLSYVTTLACFAFVLLVLVYYTVDVKKWWSGAPFYYPGMNSILVYVGHEVFEEYFPFRWRMANSQSHAEHLTQNLVATSCWVFISYVLYRKKIFWKI from the exons ATGTACTTTGTCCCTTCTCGCTCCCACTATAGTGTCAAAACAAACTGGTCGGAAGTGGGATCTATTATGGCAAAAAGGAAACTCAAGAAAAACCCAAAGGAACCATCTTCAGTCGTAGGGGAGAAACAGGCAAGGCACAGAGaaatgacacaaacagagaaatatatattttccctTGCTGCAATTGCTCTGGTTGTAGCCGTTTGCGTGGCACCACTAACGGCTGAAATATCTACCT CTGGCTTTGCTTATCATAAGCACAGTGTCCTGAAGATGGATGAGGCATTGCTGACAGTCAATAATGATCTGGACAGTGAGGTGGTGGTGTCCTGGATGTCAGAGCGCTGCTACCAG TGTTTGTACCAGCAGCTTGGGGTAGTACCGGGGGCACCCAGTCCTGGCCAGCCCAGTTCAGTTGACTTTGTTGTGAGCACACAGCACGAAATTACACTACAGCTCAACAGCACTCCTGTCAACCTGGAGCTGTGCAC GGTTCCTCTCCATTTTGGGGAGCAGGGAAACTACTCTCTGTGGGTCAAAAATCTGAACAACCTCTCAGAGGTCAACTGCTCTGTAGTGACTGATGCAGACCCCGTCAACAGCTACATAC CAATATTGGTAGCTTTCCTTATCTTTGCTGGACTGGCCTTTGTGTATGGCATTGGAAGAACAATATTGGG GCTTGATGTAGTAAGACATATCCTCTTCCGAATGGCTGGCTCCATAGAGATGGAGAGGCTCATCAACTCT GAACTGGGCTCCCCTGGCAGGACAGTGGCACCAGTCACTGACAACATCCTCCCTCCCCCACCCAACCCCAGCAAGAGGCTGCGATCTCTGGACACATTCAGAGG tATTTCCTTAGTAATTATGGTGTTTGTGAACTATGGAGGGGGACGATACTGGTTCTTTAGACACGAAAGCTGGAATG GTCTTACTGTTGCAGATCTAGTCTTCCCTTG GTTTGTGTTCATAATGGGGACATCCGTTGCACTGTCAATCAACTCCCTGCTGTGTGCAGGCTCGACACGCTGCTCGCTGCTGAGGAAAGTTGTGTGGAGgagcctgcagctcttcatcatCGGTGTCTTCATTATCAACCCAAACTACTGCCAGGGTCCAT TATCTTGGGACAACCTGCGGATCCCAGGTGTGTTGCAGCGCTTGGCCTGGTCATACCTAGTTGTAGCCTGCCTGGATCTGTTGGTGGCGAGAGGTCACCTTGACATCCTTACAATG gGTGCTTGGTGGTCCCCTGGCCTTGACATCTTGCTGTACTGGCCAGCTTGGCTGTTTGTGCTTCTCTTAGAAACCATATGGCTAGTCCTCACTTTCACACTTCCTGTACCAGACTGCCCAAC AGGCTATCTTGGTCCCGGTGGGATTGGGGACATGGGCCTATACGCTAACTGCACCGGTGGAGCTGCTGGTTTCATTGACCGTTGGCTGCTGGGAGAAGACCACATATACCAGACTCCCTCGTCACGG GTTATTTATGCAACTCACATGCCATATGATCCAGAAGGTGTTCTTGGCAGCATCAACTCTATCCTCATGGCTTTTCTTGGATTACAG GCAGGAAAAATAATCTTGCACTACAGAGATCTCCACACAAGTATAATGTCAAGGTTTCTTATATGGGGTCTCCTATTG GGAGCCATATCAGCAGTTCTGACCAAGTGTTCCACAGACCAGGGCTTCATTCCTGTCAACAAGAACCTATG GTCTCTGTCCTATGTGACAACATTGGCCTGTTTTGCCTTTGTGCTGCTAGTCCTGGTCTATTACACAGTGGATGTAAAGAAGTGGTGGTCTGGAGCACCTTTTTACTACCCTG GCATGAACTCCATCCTTGTGTATGTGGGCCATGAAGTGTTTGAGGAGTACTTCCCCTTCCGTTGGCGCATGGCCAACAGCCAATCCCATGCTGAACACCTCACCCAGAATCTCGTGGCTACTTCCTGTTGGGTGTTCATCTCCTATGTGCTCTACAGAAAGaagattttctggaaaatttAG